The Actinocorallia herbida DNA window CTCGCCCCCCGGGACTTCGCGGCCCGCATGTGGGCGCCCCAGGTCGTCGCGATCGCGGTGACGATGGTGGCGCTGTGGTTCCTGTACTGGCGGCGCGGGGCGCGCGGGGCCGACGCCTATGAGCCGCCCGCCCCCGAGCGCGTCAGGGACCGCGTCCTGTGCGGGGCGGCGGCGGTGGCCTGCCTCGGCTTCGTCGCGGGGGTCCTCGCGGGCGTCCCCGTCGAGTTCGCGGCGGGCGGGGCGGCGCTGGCGCTCGTGCTGGTGTTCGGCGTCCGCGACGCGTCCGCGCTGCGGCCGTCGCTGGTGCCCTGGCGGCTGCTCGTGTTCGTCACCGGGCTGTTCCTCGTGGTGCCCGTGCTCGTCAGGTTCGGCCTCGACGCCGTCATGACCGCGCTGATCGGCACCGACGACGGGCTCGGCGGCGCGCTGCGCGCGTCGGCGGTGGGCGCGGGCCTGTCCAATGTCATCAACAACCTGCCCGCCTACACCGCGGGAGAGCCCGCCGTGCCCTTGGGCCACGAGGACCAGCTCCTCGCCCTGCTCATCGGCACGAACGTCGGCCCGCTCGTCACCCCCTGGGCGTCCCTGGCGACCCTGCTGTGGTTCGAGTGGTGCCGCCGCTTCGAACTCACCGTGCCGATCGGCAGGTTCGCCGCCCACGGCGCGCTCCTCGCCGCGGTGGCGCTCCCCGCCTCGGTCGCCGCGCTCGTCCTGCTGTAGCCGCCCGGGTCACCCTCCGGCGCGCAGGGCCTGGACGGCCAGGCGCGCGGCGGTCCCGATGACGGCGTCGGCCCGCGGCTGCGCGGAGGCGGTGCTCCGCGAGCGGGTGAACACCGCGACGGCGTAGCGGCCCCCGTCGGGGTACTCCACGACGCCGATCTCGTTGCGGACGGTCGGGAGGGTGCCGGTCTTGCCGCTGACGACGACGTCGTCATAGGGGAATCCGGACGCGAGCCGGTGCGGCCACACCTGGAGGCCGAGCATCCGGCGCATCAGCGCGCAGGCGTCGGGCGGCGCGGCCTCGTCGCGCCAGACCGCCGCGAGCAGGCGCGTCATCTCGCGCGGCGTGCCGCGGGTGGCCAGGGCAGGGTCGAGCGCGGACAGCCGCGCGAGCACGCCGGGCTCCCCGAGGCGCGCCCACAGGGCGGCGGCGTCGTCGGCGCCCGCGTCGGCGAGCATCGAGGCGTGCAGGTCGCGGGCGTTGCCGACGATCCGGGTGCGGTCAAGGCCGAGCTCGGCCATCGCGCGGTTGACGTGGTCGAGCCCGACGTGGTCCATCACCGCGTCGGCGGCGGTGTTGTCGCTCACCGTGATCATCAGGCAGGCGAGGTCGCGGAGCGACATCCGCACCTCGTCCAGCAGTACCGACGTCCCGGTGGCCCCGGCGATCCGCGCCTCGGGCGGCAGGACCACCTGGGCGCGCGCGTCGAGCTCCCCGGCGGCGGCCCGCCGGAAGAACGCGACGAGCAGCGGCACCTTGAACACCGACGCGAGCACGACGGCCTCGTCGGCCCCGGCCGCGACCTCCGCGCCGGAGTCCAGGTCGAGCGCGTGCAGCCGTCCGTGCACTCCCGCGTCGCGGAATTCGGCCTCGATCCGGCCCACGGCCCCGGTCCCGGCGCTCACGCGAGGAACCCGGACGACGGGCGGGGGACGACCCGGGACGCCACCGGGGCCATGGCGGCCTCGGCGCGCAGGACGCGGGTCGTGACGTCGACGAGGTCGGCGAGCGGCCCGTCGGGCGCGGTGTCGGCCCGCCACGCGCAGGACGTCCGCCACAGCAGCGGGTCGCCGTCCAGGGGACGCCACGCGGTGCCCGGCACGGCGCGGGCGCGCGGGACGAGCGCGACGGCGTCCCCGGCGAGCACGAGGCCGAGCGTGAACTGCGGATGCGGGGACTCGTGCACGGCCTCGGGCGTGAATCCGTGGCGCGCGCAGGAGGCGAGCAGGTCCGCGCGCGGCGCGGCGCTCCCGTCGACGACGAGGTCGTGGCCGCGCAGGTCGGCCAGGGGGAGGACGGGGACGGCGGCGAGGGGCGAGTCCTCGGGGAGCAGGACGCCGAGCGGCTGCCCGAGCATCGGCCCGAGGGCGAGTCCGGAGACGTCGCAGGGGTGGCGGAGCACGGCGACGTCGAGGAGCCCTTCGGCCAGCGCGCGCAGGTGGTCGGCGGTGGCGGCGGGCCGCAGGTCGAGGGGGAGGTCGGGGCGCACGTCGCGGTAGGCGCCGATGAGGGCGGCGACGACCCGTCCGTCGAGGTCCTCGGGGAGGCCGGCGCGCAGCACGGCGCGGTCGCCCGCCCGGTCGGCGAGGCCGCGGATACGCTCGACCCGCACCAGGAGGTCGCGGGCGTCCTCCAGCAGCACCCTGCCGGGTTCGGTGAGCGCGACCCGGCGGCTGGAGCGGTCGAACAGCCGGGTGCCGAGCTCCTGCTCCAGGCGCTGGATGCGCTGGCTGAGCGGTGGCTGGGCCATGCCGAGCCGCGCCGCGGCCCGGCCGAAGTGGAGTTCCTCGGCGACCACCACGAAGCACTCCAGATGCCCCACGAGGTTCATGAGCAGGGACTATATCGCTTTACCTATCAATATGTGATCAATACTGAACTTGGACATATTCGTGATCTTCTGCTGTCCTGGGATCTCCTATCGGGGGAAGGGGAGACGTCGATGCGGCGCAAGGCAGTGGTGATCGCGGCGGTGCCCACGGTCCTGGTGGCGGCCGGAGCGGGCACGCTGTGGGCGCTGACCAGGGGAGACGGGCCGCAGCCCGTCGCGGAGCGGTTCGCGGCCGCCTGGCAGGGCGAGGACGCCGCGACGATGGCGCGGATCGCCGACGGGGATCCCGCCGATCTGCCCGAGCGGCTCACGAAGACCTGGAGCGATCTGGGCGTCACCGCCCAGACCATCAAGATCGTCTCGGTGGGGGACGGCGACACGGCCAAGGCCCACTACCGGGCCGAGCTGACCCTGGGCGAGGGCCAGGTGTGGAAGTACGACGGCACCTTCGGTCTCACCGAGAAGGACGGTGAGTGGCGGGTGGCCTGGGCGCCGTCCGTCCTGCACCCCGACCTCGCCGACGGACGGCGGCTCACGGCCGTCCGCGTCTTCCCGGACCGGGCGGCGATCACCGGGGCCGACGGCGCCGACCTGCGCGGCAGCTCGTCCGGCTCGGTGCAGCAGCTGCTCGGCCCCGTCGGACCGGCCACCGCCGACCAGGTCAAGGAGCTCGGCGCGCCCTATCGGGAGGGCGACCCGATCGGCCAGGACGGACTCAACCGGCAGTACGACGAGCGGCTCGCCGGAACCCCGTCGCTCGAGGTCCGGATCGTCGAGGGCGACGGCGACGGGAAGGCCGTCGCGAAGCTCGCCTCGTTCGACGGGGCCGACGGGCAGCCGCTGGAGACGACCATCGATCCGCGCGTCCAGCGGGCGGCGGGGAACGCGCTGTCCTCCGTCAAGAAGAACGCCTCGATGGTGGTCGTGCGGCCCTCCACCGGCGAGATCCTCGCCGTCGCGAACAAGCCCGGCGGATACAACCGCGCGCTGATGGGCCAGTACCCTCCCGGCTCGACCTTCAAGATCGTGACGGCCGCGGCGCTCGTCGCGGGCGGCCTCAAGGTCACCGACACCGTGCCGTGCCCGGCGACCACCGAGATCGGCGGCCGGACCTTCAAGAACGCCGGTTTCGAGAAGCTGGGAAGCGTGCCCCTGCGGGACGCCTTCGCGCACTCCTGCAACACCACCTTCGCGGACCTGGCCGTCAAGGACCTGGGCGACGGGCGGCTCGCGGAGGTCGCCGCCCAGTTCGGCTTCAACGCCCCCGTGCTCGCCGGCCTGCCCGCCGTCCGCGCCGCGTTCCCCGCGGTCGAGGACGACACCGCGCTGGCCGCCGCCGCGTTCGGCCAGGGCGAGGTGCTGACCAGCCCGCTCAACATGGCCTCGGTCGCCGCCGCGGCCGCCGACGGCACCTGGCGCTCGCCCCGGCTCGTCCCCGCCGACCTCGTCGGCGCGGCCCTGGACGCCGGGGGCAAGAAGGCAGAACCCGACCACGCGCTCGACCCCGGGGTCCGCAAGGCCCTGCGCGTCCTGATGCCCGCGGTCGTCACCGAGGGCACCGCGCACGCCGTCGCGTTCCCCGCGGGCAGCGCGGGCAAGACCGGGACCGCCGAGTACGGGTCGGGCGAGAACCCGCCGACCCACGCCTGGTTCGTCGGCTACAAGGGCGATGTCGCCTTCGCCGTCATCGTCGAGGACGGCGGCACCGGCGCCGAGGCCGCGGCCCCCGTCGCCGCGAAGTTCCTCAAGGCGCTCTGACCCGGGGCACCGGGCCCGGCCCGCCGCGGCGGGCCGGGCCCGGGGAGCCACGGCCGCGGGCCGCGGCGCCGCGCGCACCGGCCCGCCGCCACCGGAGAGATCAGGCGGGTTCGGGCATCCGGAGCGCCGCGGCCGACGCCAGCATCGGCAGGAGTTCGGCGGCGGCCTCAGGGCGGGCCGCGACGAAGGTGTGTTCGGGCGCCTCCACGCACACCGGGAACGGCGCGCCGTCCAGCGTGGTGAGCCGGGCGCCCGCCTCGGTGGCGATGAGGGCGCCCGCGGGCAGGTCGACCGGGCCGGTGCGGTAGCCGATGACGGCGTCGATGAGGCCGCGCGCGAGCATGATCCAGGTGAGCTGCGGCGACCACAGCGCGAGGACCCGGCTGCACCTGCGGTTGAGGACGTACAGGTGCGCCATCGCGGTCGGATCGTCCCGGCTCACCGGGTACCCGACGATGTACGAAACGATGAGCCCCTTGCGGGGCGAAGCCTCCGGCGGCGGCAGCGGCGTCCCGCCCGGACCGAGCGGCCCGCCGCCCCGCACCGCCGACCACGTCTGCCCGGTGACGGGATCGTGCACCACCCCGACGGCCGGCGCCCCGTCCACGCAGAGCGCCACCCCCACCGAGTAGGCGGGCAGCCCGATCGTCAGGTTGTGGGTGCCGTCCAGGGGGTCGATCACCCACAGCGGCCCGTTCCCCGGCGTCCTCCCGGACTCCTCGGCGAGGACGGCGTGGTCGGGGAAGGCGCTCAGCAGCCGGTCGATGATGATCTTCTCGGACCGCAGGTCCAGGTCGGTGACCAGGTCGCCCGCGCCGCCCTTCGCCCGCACGTCGAACCGGGCGCCGGGCGCCAGGACCGCCCCCGCTGCCTCCGCCGCCTCGACCGCCACCGCGTGCGCCCGCCGAAGGTCGATCATGGGTGTGCTCCGTTCGCCAGGAGGAGGTCGGCGGCCCGCCGCGCGAGCCTTGCCGTCTGCCGCGGGTCGCCCCGGCGGCGGCGCACCCGGTGGGAGCGCAGGCCGGGCGCGCCGAGCGTGAGGTCGTGCGCGCCCGTCCGGTCGGCCCCGAGCGCGACGGTCGCCGTCTCGCCCGTGACCTCGGTGCGGTGGAAGCTGCCCGCGGGCAGCCGGTAGACGGCGCCGCGGGTGAAGGTGCCCCCGTCGGACGGCACGGCCCGCACGGTCCGGTCCGTCGCCTCGAGCGTGTCGCCGTCGGGCGCGCTGACCACGCGGAAGACCCGCAGGTCGGGCCCGTCGGCGAGGGTGGCGAGCGTGTTCCGCAGGCCGCCGTACAGGAGCAGGCTGAGCAGCTCCCAGCTGTGGCAGTGCCACAGCGAGGTGGTGGAGGGGGCCGGAGGCAGCTCGGGCGACCACAGGTGCAGGCAGACGCCGGTCCCCGAGTGCCGCTCGACGGGCAGGCACAGGAAGCCGAGCGGATGCAGGACCCCCTCGATCCTCCCCGCGGACGCCTCGGTGAGCGTCTCGTGCGCCCAGCGCGCCACCTCCGGCGCCGGGCCCGCCGAGCACAGCCGGTGCAGCTCCGCGTAGCGCATCGCTACCGCTCCCGGGGAGCGCGCTCGTCCGGGTACGGGTCGACGGCGCGCAGGGCCCGGCGCGCGATGTCCATGACGTCCCGGTCGGAGAACGAGCGGGGCAGGGCGAGGCCGAGCGCCTGGAAGAGCCGCCGGACCTCCTCGATGGTCGGCTCGTCCGACAACGGGGCGCTGCGGGCCTGCTCCAGCGGGACCCGGCGGGCCTGGTCGAGGCTGTTGAGCAGCTCGGCGGCGCACCAGTCGTAGTAGAACTTGCCCTTGTCGACCTTGAGCGCGGGGCCGCTGGGCTCCTCGCGGGTGATGATCACGCACGAGGCCGACAGGTCCCACCGGAACGTCGTCATCTGCCGGGACAGCCCGATGACGACCTCCAGCAGCCGGAACCGCTCGGTGTACCAGCAGACGGCCAGGATGGTCGCGTAGGACTCCTTGCGGGTCCGCTCCAGGGTCCACGGCTCGGCGGCGGCCGTGCTGTCGGCCCCGGCCCGGCGGAACCGCGCGTAGGTGTCGCACACGTCGCCGTCGGACGGGTCGATGATCTCCAGGCGGACGAGCAGGGTCCGGCCGCCCACGCGCGCGGCGGTCACCAGCTCGGGCAGGGTCACCGCCCGGATGTAGGTGCCGGTGCCGCCCTTGAAGGTCCACCGGTCGGTGCCCTCCCGCGCGGTGGCCAGCGCCGCGGCGACCTCGGCGCCGCCGAGGATCTGGACCGCGGACGACTCGTCGAGGGCGAGCCGGGAGCGCCGGACGAGCTGCTCGAACTCCTCGATCCGCTCCAGCCGCTCGGGCAGCACCGTGAGCCTGGAGAGGGACGCGCGGACCTCCTCCTCGACCGGCACGCGCCGGTAGCGGTCGCGCAGGATCCCCGCGGACAGCAGGCCGAGGACCAGCAGGGTGGCGCCCGACACCAGCTGGGGGTCGGGGTCGTCGGTCAGGCCGATGACGGCGACGACCGCGGCGACGAGCAGCGCGATCGCGCCGTCGGCGTTCTTGACGAGCCAGAGGGCGAACCGTGCCAATGCGATCCCCGTACCTGTCGGCGGCCTGGCCATCGTAAACAAAGAACCCGGGTCGGCGACAGCCTCAAGAATTCCCCAAAGAATGGCCGGGGCGCGCAGCCCTGTCCTTTCTGGGGGGAATGAGCGATCTAGCGGTCCAGGAGGACCACCGAGTATCGGGGGAGCCGTACATGGCGGGCGACGAGCGGGACGGGAGCGGCGGCGGCACGGGACGCGAAGAGCCCGGTCCGGGCGTCCCCCCGGGCAAGGGCGCCCCCGGGGAAGGACCGGGCGCCGAGGAGTCCGGCGCGTTCGGGACCCTCCGGGGACCGCAAGAGCACCTGGGACCCGAGGAATCCGGCGCCTACGGCACCGAAAGGCGCGCCACGGAGGGCACCGGGGAGCACTTCACCGAAGAGCGCGCCGCGCAAGGCGGCGGCCAGAGAGAGGCGCGCAAAGAGCCGCTCGGGACCGCGCGCGTGGACTCCGGCGCCACCGGGACCGACCGGTCGGCCAGGCCGCGCAAGGACTTCAACCCGGCATGGCTGCTGGTGCCGGCCGCGGGCCTCATGCTCGGAGGGCTCGGCATCGCCAACATGTCCCGCGAGCCCGTGGTCCGGACCACCCCGACGGTGACGGTGACCGCGGTCGACCAGACCGTCACGGTCCCGGCCGCGCCGGTCGCCCCGACCGCCGGGGGCGGGTCCTGCCGCCTCGTCTTCACCGGGACGACGTTCTCGGCCCCCGTGGGCGCCATTCGCAATTCTCAGACGGGGGCGACGGTGACCGCGCCGAGCGGCCAGTCCTTCGCCGTGGTGACCACCACGGTCAAGAACGACGGCGGGCAGCCCTGCTCGGCGACCGCGGGCTTCCAGCGCGGCTACACCGGGCCGACCACCTACTTCGCCGGAAAGCGGAAGGTGGGGCAGCTGCTGGAGGGCGGGCAGGCCCTGGAGACCGCCGTTCCCCCGGGCCAGTCGGTCCAGGGGGCCTACGTCTTCCAGATCCCGTCCCGAACCACTCTCAGGGAGGTGCGTCTCCGCCAGAACGGCGGCACCGACTGGACGACGGTCAAGGCTCGCTGACCGCCCGTTCCCGATCCAGCGATTTCGGAGCAGACACCATGAGCACACCGATGGACATCAAGAAACTGCTCGGCGCCCGGATGACCGGGCCCGGCGGCGAGGAACTCGGCACCGTCGAACAGAT harbors:
- a CDS encoding SLC13 family permease — its product is MTALPHREKRGRRRMTWVRRVPVLDWIRFGLLAAGVVFVLTGLLPAADAEAGLRRIAPLLVFLVAVIVLVELTKTAQVFDVVAARMAIAGRGRYGRLFLLCTAFASLTTIFLNLDTTAVLLTPVMLALAVRSGIAALPLAMTTVWLANTASLLLPVSNLTNLLAAKRVDLAPRDFAARMWAPQVVAIAVTMVALWFLYWRRGARGADAYEPPAPERVRDRVLCGAAAVACLGFVAGVLAGVPVEFAAGGAALALVLVFGVRDASALRPSLVPWRLLVFVTGLFLVVPVLVRFGLDAVMTALIGTDDGLGGALRASAVGAGLSNVINNLPAYTAGEPAVPLGHEDQLLALLIGTNVGPLVTPWASLATLLWFEWCRRFELTVPIGRFAAHGALLAAVALPASVAALVLL
- a CDS encoding LysR substrate-binding domain-containing protein codes for the protein MNLVGHLECFVVVAEELHFGRAAARLGMAQPPLSQRIQRLEQELGTRLFDRSSRRVALTEPGRVLLEDARDLLVRVERIRGLADRAGDRAVLRAGLPEDLDGRVVAALIGAYRDVRPDLPLDLRPAATADHLRALAEGLLDVAVLRHPCDVSGLALGPMLGQPLGVLLPEDSPLAAVPVLPLADLRGHDLVVDGSAAPRADLLASCARHGFTPEAVHESPHPQFTLGLVLAGDAVALVPRARAVPGTAWRPLDGDPLLWRTSCAWRADTAPDGPLADLVDVTTRVLRAEAAMAPVASRVVPRPSSGFLA
- a CDS encoding inositol monophosphatase family protein, which translates into the protein MIDLRRAHAVAVEAAEAAGAVLAPGARFDVRAKGGAGDLVTDLDLRSEKIIIDRLLSAFPDHAVLAEESGRTPGNGPLWVIDPLDGTHNLTIGLPAYSVGVALCVDGAPAVGVVHDPVTGQTWSAVRGGGPLGPGGTPLPPPEASPRKGLIVSYIVGYPVSRDDPTAMAHLYVLNRRCSRVLALWSPQLTWIMLARGLIDAVIGYRTGPVDLPAGALIATEAGARLTTLDGAPFPVCVEAPEHTFVAARPEAAAELLPMLASAAALRMPEPA
- a CDS encoding serine hydrolase, which encodes MSAGTGAVGRIEAEFRDAGVHGRLHALDLDSGAEVAAGADEAVVLASVFKVPLLVAFFRRAAAGELDARAQVVLPPEARIAGATGTSVLLDEVRMSLRDLACLMITVSDNTAADAVMDHVGLDHVNRAMAELGLDRTRIVGNARDLHASMLADAGADDAAALWARLGEPGVLARLSALDPALATRGTPREMTRLLAAVWRDEAAPPDACALMRRMLGLQVWPHRLASGFPYDDVVVSGKTGTLPTVRNEIGVVEYPDGGRYAVAVFTRSRSTASAQPRADAVIGTAARLAVQALRAGG
- a CDS encoding penicillin-binding transpeptidase domain-containing protein, which translates into the protein MRRKAVVIAAVPTVLVAAGAGTLWALTRGDGPQPVAERFAAAWQGEDAATMARIADGDPADLPERLTKTWSDLGVTAQTIKIVSVGDGDTAKAHYRAELTLGEGQVWKYDGTFGLTEKDGEWRVAWAPSVLHPDLADGRRLTAVRVFPDRAAITGADGADLRGSSSGSVQQLLGPVGPATADQVKELGAPYREGDPIGQDGLNRQYDERLAGTPSLEVRIVEGDGDGKAVAKLASFDGADGQPLETTIDPRVQRAAGNALSSVKKNASMVVVRPSTGEILAVANKPGGYNRALMGQYPPGSTFKIVTAAALVAGGLKVTDTVPCPATTEIGGRTFKNAGFEKLGSVPLRDAFAHSCNTTFADLAVKDLGDGRLAEVAAQFGFNAPVLAGLPAVRAAFPAVEDDTALAAAAFGQGEVLTSPLNMASVAAAAADGTWRSPRLVPADLVGAALDAGGKKAEPDHALDPGVRKALRVLMPAVVTEGTAHAVAFPAGSAGKTGTAEYGSGENPPTHAWFVGYKGDVAFAVIVEDGGTGAEAAAPVAAKFLKAL